Proteins from one Caulobacter sp. 73W genomic window:
- a CDS encoding response regulator transcription factor yields MPAPKILLVEDDPALRTITSRVLQQNGYRVLPVGSGGEMWAALKDGPADLILLDIMLPGGNGIDLCRQLRQDHDIPIIFISARGTETDRVVGLEVGADDYLVKPFSTRELVARIRAVLRRGYPVARKTGGEERMQFDGWTVSISRRELFSPTGAYVSLTGAEFDLLASFLENPQRIIARERLIELSRTRLGDTSDRSVDVLVSRLRRKLSIEGSTAPIITIRGVGYMFNTEVTQG; encoded by the coding sequence ATGCCCGCCCCGAAAATTCTGCTCGTTGAGGACGATCCCGCCCTGCGGACGATCACCAGCCGGGTTCTCCAGCAGAACGGCTACCGGGTGCTGCCCGTCGGATCGGGCGGCGAAATGTGGGCGGCGCTCAAGGACGGTCCCGCCGACCTGATCCTGCTCGACATCATGCTGCCGGGCGGCAACGGCATCGACCTGTGCCGCCAGCTGCGCCAGGACCACGACATTCCGATCATCTTCATCAGCGCGCGGGGCACCGAGACCGACCGCGTGGTCGGGCTGGAGGTCGGGGCGGATGACTATCTGGTCAAACCCTTCAGCACCCGCGAACTGGTCGCCCGCATCCGCGCCGTGCTTCGTCGCGGCTACCCGGTGGCGCGCAAGACCGGCGGCGAGGAGCGTATGCAGTTCGACGGCTGGACGGTCAGCATCTCGCGCCGCGAGCTGTTCTCGCCCACGGGCGCCTATGTCAGCCTGACCGGGGCGGAATTCGACCTGCTGGCCAGCTTCCTCGAGAACCCGCAGCGGATCATCGCCCGCGAGCGCCTGATCGAACTGTCGCGCACGCGGCTGGGCGACACCTCCGACCGCAGCGTCGATGTCCTGGTCAGCCGCCTGCGCCGCAAGCTGTCCATCGAGGGCAGCACCGCGCCGATCATCACGATCCGGGGCGTCGGCTACATGTTCAACACCGAAGTCACCCAGGGGTGA
- a CDS encoding porin: protein MKMHPNIGGVATLACILALPGAAIAQSAPTSADEAAALREEVQALKTRLEAMEARLEALSGATPQASVPTAPPAPPPPAAAAPPARAEDDLKITWKGSPRFAQDGMTFKAKGRLQFDAGYVGRTQWPDQSLGYVNEARRLRLGGEGSLSRDFGYKLELEFSDNGVDLVDTFVTWNVAGWLLTLGNQNPFQSLDELTGDTTGSFMERAAFTDAFAFERRLGLSGQRRAGDLLVQAGVFSDDINSLSSDGSESPPGDENDSIGLDGRVVYAPRIGKTQLHLAASAHWRDLRRLDSQTTRYRQRPYLHATDTRLIGTPALRVDEEFTHGIEAALVTGPWHAAAEGHWLNADRFDDPDARFFGGYLEIGRFLTPGDTRAYKNGIFDRSTPVRPWGDGGWGSLQASLRYDYLDLDSGAIRGGRQHAGLAALIWTPIDNLRFNLNYGLIHYEGASPLLDGRRDYDVHVGGARVELDF from the coding sequence ATGAAAATGCACCCGAACATCGGCGGCGTCGCCACCTTGGCCTGCATCCTCGCCCTGCCGGGCGCGGCGATCGCCCAGAGCGCTCCTACATCCGCCGATGAGGCCGCCGCCCTCCGGGAGGAGGTCCAGGCCCTCAAGACCCGTCTGGAGGCCATGGAGGCCCGCCTGGAGGCCTTGAGCGGGGCGACACCCCAGGCGTCCGTTCCCACCGCTCCCCCGGCTCCTCCGCCTCCCGCGGCCGCAGCGCCGCCGGCGAGGGCCGAGGACGACCTCAAGATCACCTGGAAGGGCTCGCCCCGCTTCGCCCAGGACGGCATGACCTTCAAGGCCAAGGGCCGGCTGCAGTTCGATGCCGGCTATGTCGGTCGCACGCAATGGCCGGACCAGAGCCTGGGCTACGTCAATGAGGCGCGCCGCCTCCGCCTGGGCGGGGAGGGGAGCCTGTCCAGGGACTTCGGCTACAAGTTGGAGCTGGAGTTCTCCGACAACGGCGTCGATCTGGTGGACACCTTCGTCACCTGGAACGTCGCCGGCTGGCTGCTGACCCTAGGCAACCAAAATCCCTTCCAGTCCCTCGACGAACTGACCGGGGACACGACCGGCTCGTTCATGGAGCGGGCGGCCTTCACCGACGCCTTCGCCTTCGAACGGCGCCTGGGACTTTCAGGGCAGCGCAGGGCGGGCGATCTGCTGGTCCAGGCCGGGGTGTTCAGCGACGACATCAACAGCCTGTCCTCGGACGGCTCGGAGAGCCCGCCCGGGGACGAGAATGACAGCATCGGCCTGGACGGGCGGGTGGTCTATGCGCCGCGCATCGGCAAGACGCAGCTGCACCTGGCCGCCTCCGCTCACTGGCGCGATCTGCGGCGGCTCGACTCCCAGACCACACGGTATCGCCAGCGGCCTTACCTGCACGCCACCGACACCCGCCTGATCGGCACGCCGGCCCTGCGGGTGGACGAGGAGTTCACCCACGGGATCGAGGCGGCCCTGGTCACGGGACCCTGGCACGCCGCCGCCGAGGGGCATTGGCTGAACGCCGACCGCTTCGACGACCCCGACGCCCGATTCTTCGGCGGCTATCTGGAGATCGGCCGCTTCCTCACCCCGGGCGACACCCGGGCGTACAAGAACGGCATCTTCGATCGCAGCACGCCGGTGCGGCCCTGGGGCGACGGCGGCTGGGGCTCGCTGCAGGCCAGCCTGCGCTACGACTATCTGGATCTGGACAGCGGCGCGATCCGCGGCGGGCGGCAGCACGCCGGCCTCGCCGCCCTGATCTGGACGCCGATCGACAACCTGCGGTTCAATCTCAACTACGGCCTCATCCATTACGAGGGAGCCTCGCCGCTGCTCGACGGGCGTCGCGACTACGACGTCCATGTGGGCGGGGCGCGGGTCGAGCTCGACTTCTAG
- a CDS encoding tRNA (cytidine(34)-2'-O)-methyltransferase, with translation MRLALFQPDIPQNLGAAIRLGACLGAEIDVIEPCGFPLSNPALKRAALDYGPLSKVKRHSSWSSFLSELDRDQGRLVLFTTQSAVPFQTFDFSAGDTLLFGRESAGAPPEVHEAAQARLYIPLQNGARSLNLVTAAAMALCLATERTGGWAA, from the coding sequence ATGCGTCTCGCGCTTTTTCAACCGGACATTCCGCAAAACCTTGGCGCCGCCATTCGTTTGGGCGCCTGTCTGGGCGCTGAAATCGACGTCATAGAGCCTTGCGGATTCCCGTTATCCAATCCCGCGCTGAAGCGCGCCGCGCTCGATTACGGCCCGCTATCCAAGGTGAAGCGCCATTCCTCGTGGTCCAGCTTCCTGTCCGAACTTGATCGAGATCAAGGACGGCTCGTGCTTTTCACCACACAGTCGGCGGTTCCTTTTCAGACGTTCGATTTTTCTGCGGGCGACACGCTATTGTTCGGCCGCGAGAGCGCCGGCGCGCCGCCGGAGGTGCACGAAGCCGCCCAGGCTCGCCTCTACATTCCGCTTCAGAACGGCGCCCGATCGCTGAATCTGGTCACGGCGGCGGCCATGGCCCTGTGCCTGGCGACGGAGCGCACCGGCGGCTGGGCCGCCTAG
- a CDS encoding carbonic anhydrase: MNDLIGRVLDFKDRVFSAQSDLYARLATDGQSPKALMISCADSRVVPEHIMQAQPGDLFVCRNAGNIVPPFATMNGGVSSTVEYAVVVLGVRDIIVCGHSDCGAMKALGKEDVLKHVPNVAAWLRHSQAAHKVACDCYPTLEGPEFERAVAMENVVAQIAHLRTHPSVATAIAQGHLALHGWFFDIHAGTVQALNGETGRFQMVREGEPMPVALAHEVRRAADVELMVAAQ; encoded by the coding sequence GTGAATGACCTCATTGGCAGGGTCCTGGATTTCAAGGACCGCGTTTTCTCCGCTCAGAGCGATCTCTACGCCCGTCTCGCCACCGATGGGCAGAGCCCCAAGGCGCTGATGATCTCGTGCGCGGACTCGCGCGTCGTTCCTGAGCACATCATGCAGGCGCAGCCGGGCGATCTCTTCGTCTGCCGCAACGCCGGCAACATCGTTCCTCCGTTCGCCACCATGAACGGCGGCGTCTCGTCCACCGTCGAGTACGCCGTGGTCGTCCTGGGCGTCCGCGACATCATCGTCTGCGGCCACTCCGACTGCGGCGCCATGAAAGCGCTCGGCAAGGAAGACGTCCTGAAGCACGTGCCGAACGTGGCCGCCTGGCTGCGTCACTCGCAAGCCGCCCACAAGGTCGCCTGCGACTGCTATCCGACCCTGGAAGGGCCAGAGTTCGAGCGTGCGGTCGCCATGGAGAACGTGGTCGCCCAGATCGCGCACCTGCGTACTCACCCATCGGTCGCCACCGCCATCGCCCAGGGTCACCTGGCGCTGCACGGCTGGTTCTTCGACATTCACGCTGGCACGGTCCAGGCGCTGAACGGCGAAACCGGCCGCTTCCAGATGGTCCGTGAAGGCGAGCCGATGCCGGTCGCCCTGGCCCACGAAGTCCGCCGCGCCGCCGATGTCGAACTGATGGTCGCCGCCCAATGA
- a CDS encoding SulP family inorganic anion transporter, with the protein MTTAAATSSTGAGSRTIVRDFTASIVVFLVAMPLCMGIAIASGAPPEKGLITGIIGGIVVGALAGSPLQVSGPAAGLAVIVFELIRDHGLSALGPVLIMAGAIQILAGVLRLGGWFRAISPAVVHGMLAGIGVLIVAGQFHVLFDAKPLANGVENLVAAPGRVLGLGAGGAGVQQAALVGVFSILAMLGWEKFRPKALRLVPGALIAVLAGTFLAAGLSLSVTRVEVPASIVAAVVPPSGDALSMFFNPTIITLAIAIAFIASAETLLSAAAVDRMHDGVRTKYDKELRAQGIGNMLCGFAGALPMTGVIVRSSANVQAGAATRLSAILHGVWILGLVALAPWLLRQIPMAALAAILVVTGFRLISLKHVRHLLHQYGPMPAAIWAGTLIMVVATDLLTGVIVGLVLSLVELIPHIRRAKLKIEQSTDEETSSLALNGTATFVSLPKLSAALESTPARGAVRINLERLAHIDHTCAEMLNDWLQRNRDAGVKVELTGANEKLRRLVPA; encoded by the coding sequence ATGACAACCGCTGCGGCGACCTCGTCGACCGGAGCCGGGTCGCGCACGATCGTGCGCGACTTCACGGCTTCGATCGTCGTCTTCCTTGTGGCCATGCCGCTGTGCATGGGCATCGCGATCGCCTCGGGCGCTCCGCCCGAGAAGGGCCTGATCACGGGCATCATCGGCGGCATCGTCGTCGGCGCCCTGGCGGGCTCGCCGCTGCAGGTCAGCGGCCCGGCCGCCGGCCTGGCGGTCATCGTTTTCGAACTGATCCGCGACCATGGCCTGTCGGCCCTGGGGCCGGTGCTGATCATGGCCGGCGCCATCCAGATCCTGGCGGGCGTTTTGCGTCTGGGCGGCTGGTTCCGCGCGATCTCGCCCGCGGTGGTGCACGGCATGCTCGCCGGCATCGGCGTGCTGATCGTCGCCGGCCAGTTCCACGTGCTCTTCGACGCCAAGCCTCTGGCGAACGGCGTCGAGAACCTCGTGGCCGCGCCGGGCCGCGTGCTGGGTCTCGGCGCCGGCGGCGCCGGCGTTCAGCAGGCCGCCCTGGTCGGCGTCTTCTCCATCCTGGCCATGCTGGGCTGGGAGAAGTTCCGTCCCAAGGCCCTGCGCCTTGTTCCGGGCGCCTTGATCGCGGTTCTCGCCGGCACCTTCCTGGCGGCTGGTCTTTCGCTCAGCGTCACCCGCGTGGAAGTGCCCGCGTCGATCGTCGCCGCGGTGGTCCCGCCGAGCGGCGACGCCCTGTCGATGTTCTTCAACCCGACGATCATCACCCTGGCCATCGCCATCGCCTTCATCGCCAGCGCTGAAACGCTGCTGTCGGCGGCGGCCGTGGACCGGATGCATGACGGCGTTCGCACCAAGTACGACAAGGAGCTGCGGGCTCAGGGCATCGGCAACATGCTCTGCGGTTTCGCCGGCGCCCTGCCGATGACCGGCGTGATCGTGCGCAGCTCGGCCAACGTTCAGGCCGGCGCGGCGACCCGTCTGTCCGCCATCCTGCATGGCGTGTGGATTCTTGGTCTCGTCGCCCTGGCTCCGTGGCTGCTGCGTCAGATCCCCATGGCGGCCCTGGCGGCCATCCTGGTGGTCACCGGCTTCCGTCTGATCAGCCTGAAGCACGTGCGTCACCTGCTGCACCAGTATGGTCCGATGCCCGCCGCCATCTGGGCGGGCACCCTGATCATGGTGGTGGCGACGGATCTGCTGACCGGCGTGATCGTGGGCCTGGTCCTGTCGCTGGTCGAGCTGATCCCGCACATCCGCCGCGCCAAGCTCAAGATCGAGCAAAGCACGGATGAGGAGACCAGCTCGCTGGCGCTGAACGGCACGGCCACCTTCGTGTCACTGCCCAAGCTGTCGGCGGCCCTGGAATCCACGCCGGCCCGCGGCGCCGTGCGCATCAACCTGGAGCGCCTGGCTCACATCGACCACACCTGCGCCGAGATGCTGAACGACTGGCTTCAGCGCAACCGCGACGCGGGCGTGAAGGTCGAGTTGACGGGCGCGAACGAAAAGTTGCGGCGATTGGTGCCGGCGTAA
- a CDS encoding ATP-binding protein, protein MSWLDHGKFGLAARIFAILLLALGVEFCMSTLVYERASNVTTRAEHAHRVGEHLVVAHRLMSDQPLEGRALLSKELSSSRFQIRWLPSKIEPPRPDTAALPRIDEQIIAWEPELGQASLRTHIKPGNHGWVQGDIRLEDGSWLEFKAAGVITSNRLSLARMTSALAPALILALLAGFMLHKTLSPMRSLALAAEQIGRGGRSVLREEGPGEVRRVVRAFNDMQLRIDRLISDRTQALVAVSHDLRTPLARLALRVDAISDKKIQREVERDIQEMSSMVSSLLAYLSGAEDPEPRIRTDVAVLAASAVDDLQDRGVKASYSGDKHADAIVRPIALTRALNNLIDNARHYGAGPIQVKVGREDGLIIIAVEDHGPGIPPEDLERVRQPFGRLDPARPRDTQGFGLGLAIVDQILTRENGGLRLVNRPEGGLSAQIHLPVALQQ, encoded by the coding sequence GTGAGCTGGCTCGACCACGGCAAGTTCGGTCTGGCGGCCAGGATCTTCGCCATTCTGCTGCTGGCCCTTGGGGTCGAGTTCTGCATGAGCACGCTGGTCTATGAGCGGGCCAGCAACGTCACCACGCGCGCCGAACACGCCCACCGCGTCGGCGAGCACCTGGTGGTGGCCCACCGGCTGATGTCCGACCAGCCGCTGGAGGGCCGGGCGCTTCTGTCCAAGGAGCTGTCCAGCAGCCGCTTCCAGATCCGCTGGCTGCCGTCGAAGATCGAACCGCCGCGTCCCGACACCGCCGCCCTGCCGCGCATCGACGAACAGATCATCGCGTGGGAGCCGGAGCTCGGTCAGGCGTCGCTGCGCACCCACATCAAGCCGGGCAATCACGGCTGGGTGCAGGGCGACATCCGCCTGGAGGACGGAAGCTGGCTGGAGTTCAAGGCGGCGGGCGTGATCACCAGCAACCGCTTGTCCCTGGCGCGGATGACCTCCGCCCTGGCACCGGCGCTGATCCTGGCGCTGCTGGCCGGCTTCATGCTGCACAAGACGTTGAGCCCCATGCGCAGCCTGGCCCTGGCCGCCGAGCAGATCGGTCGAGGCGGCCGCTCGGTCCTGCGCGAGGAGGGGCCTGGCGAAGTCCGTCGGGTGGTTCGCGCTTTCAACGACATGCAACTGCGCATCGACCGGCTGATCTCCGACCGCACCCAGGCCCTGGTGGCGGTCAGCCACGACCTGCGCACGCCCCTGGCGCGCCTGGCCCTGCGCGTCGACGCCATCAGCGACAAGAAGATCCAGCGGGAGGTGGAGCGCGACATCCAGGAGATGAGCTCCATGGTCTCGTCGCTTCTCGCCTATCTCAGCGGGGCCGAGGATCCGGAGCCGCGCATCCGCACGGACGTGGCGGTCCTGGCCGCCAGCGCCGTGGACGATCTTCAGGATCGCGGGGTGAAGGCGAGCTACAGCGGCGACAAGCACGCCGACGCCATTGTCCGGCCCATAGCCCTGACGCGGGCCCTGAATAACCTGATCGACAACGCCCGCCATTACGGCGCCGGCCCCATCCAGGTGAAGGTCGGCCGCGAGGACGGTTTGATCATTATCGCCGTCGAGGATCACGGTCCGGGCATTCCGCCCGAGGATCTGGAAAGAGTGCGCCAGCCCTTCGGCCGGCTGGACCCCGCACGTCCGCGCGACACCCAGGGCTTCGGGCTGGGCCTAGCCATCGTCGATCAGATCCTGACCCGTGAGAACGGGGGGTTGCGGCTGGTCAATCGACCTGAGGGCGGGCTCAGCGCCCAGATTCATCTTCCGGTCGCACTGCAGCAATAA
- the petA gene encoding ubiquinol-cytochrome c reductase iron-sulfur subunit: MADTAAGATTEPGQADPSRRDFIHIAAIAAGAGGAAALVWPFIDQMNPSADTLALASVEFDLTKVAEGQQVTIKWRGKPLFVRNRTQREIDAAVKDDGASLPDPQTDAQRHKDGKAQWMVLVGSCTHLGCVPTFGGGDYGGWFCPCHGSHYDTSGRIRKGPAPKNLVVPEYEFLSDTKVKIG; the protein is encoded by the coding sequence GTGGCCGATACCGCCGCAGGCGCAACGACAGAACCGGGCCAGGCTGATCCCAGCCGGCGCGACTTCATCCACATCGCGGCCATCGCCGCCGGCGCCGGCGGCGCGGCGGCTTTGGTCTGGCCGTTCATCGATCAGATGAATCCTTCGGCCGACACGCTGGCTCTGGCCTCCGTGGAATTCGACCTGACGAAGGTCGCCGAAGGACAGCAGGTCACCATCAAGTGGCGCGGCAAGCCGCTGTTCGTGCGTAACCGCACGCAGCGCGAGATCGACGCGGCTGTGAAGGACGACGGCGCTTCGCTGCCGGACCCGCAGACCGACGCCCAGCGTCACAAGGACGGCAAGGCCCAGTGGATGGTCCTCGTCGGCTCGTGCACGCACCTGGGTTGCGTGCCGACGTTCGGCGGCGGCGACTACGGCGGCTGGTTCTGCCCGTGCCACGGCTCGCACTACGACACCTCCGGCCGGATCCGTAAGGGCCCCGCGCCGAAGAACCTCGTGGTTCCCGAGTACGAGTTCCTTTCCGACACCAAGGTCAAGATCGGCTAA
- a CDS encoding cytochrome bc complex cytochrome b subunit: MSGHSTYEPKTPVTRWLDSRLPIIRLGYDSFIDYPTPRNLNYWWTFGAILSVCLVSQIITGVILVMHYNPSAAGAFASVEHIMRDVNYGWLIRYMHANGASMFFIAVYIHMLRGLYYGSYKAPREVLWILGCIIYLLMMATGFMGYVLPWGQMSFHGAVVITNLLGAFPIVGELITTLLWGGFAVDNPTLNRFFALHYLLPFMIAGVVVLHIWALHVAGQNNPMGVEPKSKADTVPFTPYATVKDAFGVSVFLILFAIFIFYMPNALGHADNYIPANPLVTPAHIVPEWYYLPFYAILRAVPDKLGGVLAMFGAIGVLFALPWLDTSKVRSMRYRPMAKMYFAILLVVCIILGFCGAKLPDDHVIPHLTTFRLIDADLNSFVWLSRFATLYYFGFFLVILPVLGLVEKPLPVPETIASPALSHPASAPDGAVAAPEMKG, from the coding sequence ATGAGCGGACATTCGACCTACGAACCGAAGACCCCGGTCACGCGCTGGCTCGACAGCCGGCTGCCGATCATCCGTCTCGGCTACGACAGCTTCATCGACTACCCGACCCCGCGGAACCTGAACTACTGGTGGACCTTCGGGGCCATCCTGTCGGTCTGCCTGGTGTCGCAGATCATCACCGGCGTGATCCTGGTGATGCACTACAACCCGAGCGCGGCCGGCGCCTTCGCCTCCGTCGAGCACATCATGCGTGATGTGAACTACGGCTGGCTGATCCGCTACATGCACGCCAACGGCGCGTCGATGTTCTTCATCGCCGTCTACATCCACATGCTCCGCGGCCTCTACTACGGGTCCTACAAGGCCCCGCGCGAAGTGCTGTGGATCCTGGGCTGCATCATCTACCTGCTGATGATGGCCACGGGCTTCATGGGCTACGTGCTGCCCTGGGGTCAGATGAGCTTCCACGGCGCGGTGGTCATCACCAACCTGCTGGGCGCGTTCCCCATCGTCGGCGAGTTGATCACGACCCTGCTGTGGGGCGGCTTCGCGGTGGACAACCCGACCCTGAACCGCTTCTTCGCGCTTCACTACCTGCTGCCGTTCATGATCGCGGGCGTCGTCGTCCTGCATATCTGGGCGCTGCACGTGGCCGGCCAGAACAACCCGATGGGCGTCGAGCCGAAGTCGAAGGCCGACACTGTCCCGTTCACGCCCTACGCCACGGTGAAGGATGCGTTCGGCGTCAGCGTCTTCCTGATCCTGTTCGCGATCTTCATCTTCTACATGCCGAACGCCCTGGGCCACGCCGACAACTACATCCCGGCCAACCCGCTGGTGACCCCGGCCCACATCGTGCCCGAATGGTACTACCTGCCGTTCTACGCGATCCTGCGCGCTGTCCCCGACAAGCTCGGCGGCGTGCTGGCGATGTTCGGCGCTATCGGCGTGCTGTTCGCCCTGCCGTGGCTGGACACCTCCAAGGTCCGCTCGATGCGCTACCGCCCGATGGCCAAGATGTACTTCGCCATCCTGCTGGTGGTCTGCATCATCCTGGGCTTCTGCGGCGCCAAGCTGCCGGACGACCATGTCATCCCGCACCTGACGACGTTCCGCCTGATCGACGCCGACCTGAACAGCTTCGTGTGGCTGAGCCGCTTCGCGACGCTCTACTACTTCGGCTTCTTCCTGGTGATCCTGCCGGTGCTTGGCCTCGTCGAGAAGCCGCTGCCGGTTCCGGAAACCATCGCGTCTCCCGCTCTGTCCCACCCCGCCTCGGCTCCCGACGGCGCGGTCGCGGCCCCCGAAATGAAGGGTTGA